The Exiguobacterium acetylicum genome includes a window with the following:
- a CDS encoding HIT family protein, translating to MQKESCIFCKIARKEVPGHIVFENKQVLAFLDLSQVTKGHTLIIPKQHADNMYDLSPEQAQDVFATIPQISRALQQETSAAGMNLLSNTGKVAGQSVSHFHLHLIPRHDKQDGFGAKWEVHNDEYTTEELAELANSIASRI from the coding sequence ATGCAAAAAGAGTCATGCATCTTCTGTAAAATCGCTCGAAAAGAAGTCCCAGGTCATATCGTATTCGAGAACAAACAAGTTCTAGCTTTCCTCGACTTATCACAAGTGACGAAAGGACATACGCTCATCATTCCTAAACAGCATGCAGATAACATGTACGATCTCTCTCCTGAACAAGCACAAGACGTATTTGCGACGATTCCGCAAATCAGCCGTGCGCTGCAACAAGAAACTAGTGCAGCCGGAATGAATCTTTTATCGAATACAGGAAAAGTAGCCGGTCAATCGGTATCCCACTTCCATCTCCATCTCATTCCGCGTCATGATAAACAAGACGGCTTTGGTGCAAAGTGGGAAGTTCATAACGATGAATACACGACGGAAGAGTTAGCTGAACTCGCTAATTCGATCGCCTCGCGTATCTAA